A genomic window from Scophthalmus maximus strain ysfricsl-2021 chromosome 17, ASM2237912v1, whole genome shotgun sequence includes:
- the snrnp70 gene encoding U1 small nuclear ribonucleoprotein 70 kDa, with amino-acid sequence MTQFLPPNLLALFAPRDPIPFLPQLEKLPHEKHHNQPYSGIAPFIRHFEDPRDAPPPTRAETRDERLERKRREKIERRQTVVETELKLWDPHNDPNAQGDAFKTLFVARVNYDTTESKLRREFEVYGPIKRIYIVYNKRTGKPRGYAFIEYEHERDMHSAYKHADGKKIDGRRVLVDVERGRTVKGWHPRRLGGGLGGTRRGGADVNIKHSGRDDASRYDDRTLGGVGDRERGERRERSREHSERGERGERGERGERGERDKERVERRRSRSRERRRRTRSRERERERDRPAVGGEDANSGSSRRRERERERGAAVGGDSRSRERSRDRKRRSKSRDRKRDRERGKGLDGEEVSQGEGAPEGVERMLEEHEGEVGEGTEERRERDREKDRDRRRSHRERERRRGDRDRDRDHKRERGERDKGERREERHGSLRDEVGSQDDIGNEDEGGAPSHVEDYSQDGMNDQQSVPSADGYGSSENGYKMEAPGEEY; translated from the exons ATGACTCAGTTTCTCCCCCCGAACCTACTGGCCCTCTTTGCGCCGCGGGACCCCATACCATTCCTGCCGCAGCTGGAGAAGCTGCCCCACGAGAAGCACCACAACCAGCCTTACAGTGGCATCGCTCCGTTCATCAGGCACTTCGAG GATCCGAGAGATGCTCCTCCACCAACACGGGCAGAGACGCGCGATGAGCGGCTGGAGAGAAAG aggCGAGAGAAGATTGAGAGACGGCAAACAGTGGTGGAGACAGAACTCAAGCTTT GGGACCCCCATAATGACCCTAATGCACAAGGGGATGCTTTCAAGACGTTGTTCGTTGCACGAGTG AACTATGATACCACAGAGTCCAAGCTTCGGCGTGAGTTTGAGGTTTATGGCCCCATCAAACGG ATATACATTGTCTACAACAAGAGGACAGGGAAGCCTCGGGGCTATGCATTCATTGAGTATGAGCATGAACGAGACATGCACT ctgcCTACAAACATGCGGACGGAAAGAAGATCGATGGTAGAAGGGTACTGGTGGACGTGGAGCGAGGACGCACTGTCAAAGGATGGCATCCTCGCAGACTGG GTGGTGGTTTGGGTGGCACCAGGAGAGGTGGAGCTGATGTCAACATCAAGCACTCTGGCCGAGATGATGCATCACGCTATGACGATCGCACCCTGGGAGGAGTGGG TGATCGGGAGCGCGGAGAACGGAGGGAACGAAGTCGGGAGCACAGCGAGCGTGGTGAGCGTGGTGAGCGTGGTGAGCGCGGTGAGCGTGGTGAGCGGGACAAGGAGAGAGTAGAGCGCCGGAGATCCCGATCCCGCGAACGTCGTCGTCGTACCCGTTCCCGGGagcgtgaaagagagagggacagaccGGCGGTAGGAGGAGAGGATGCCAACAGTGGCAGTAGTCGCCgtcgagagcgagagagggagcgtGGGGCGGCAGTGGGCGGAGACAGCAGGAGTAGGGAGAGGAGTCGAGACCGGAAGAGGAGAAGCAAGAGCCGGGATCGCAAGAGGGATCGGGAGAGAGGCAAGGGGCTGGATGGGGAGGAGGTCAGCCAGGGAGAAGGTGCCCCCGAGGGTGTGGAACGGATGCTGGAGGAACACGAAGGAGAAGTGGGTGAGGGCACGGAGGAGCGTAGAGAGAGGGACCGAGAAAAGGACAGGGACCGAAGGCGTAGTcacagggaaagagaaaggcGCAGGGGAGACCGGGACCGAGACAGGGACCACAAAAGGGAGCGGGGGGAGAGGGACAAGGGGGAACGCAGGGAAGAGCGCCACGGATCCCTACGAGATGAAGTGGGCTCCCAGGATGACATAGGAAatgaggatgagggaggagcgCCGTCGCACGTGGAGGACTACAGTCAGGATGGGATGAATGATCAGCAGTCGGTGCCATCGGCTGACGGATATGGCTCCAGTGAGAACGGCTACAAAATGGAAGCACCAGGAGAAGAATACTGA
- the ppp1r35 gene encoding protein phosphatase 1 regulatory subunit 35 isoform X2 produces MKPGQGQTRNTRDRQVYFEEPVVVTVAPEPHVTLSRDKSHQQPCRGQRRRRGYHHDPRPSEEPPAAASDQDPVCLERAELNTTLALKAELQSQQGVEFNYQRAIQETLRRSERTKNLINTRATEVVNVSRSRLLFTSLVSVNVQKDQLISQVLQDRLATCPLGHDNKASDGPSLLLFMSSDLLRQKPLPPAGEPVNYKPHPSSRPAHSTFDLCRRRRQWEALL; encoded by the exons ATGAAGCCCGGTCAGGGACAGACACGAAACACGAGGGACCGACAG GTGTATTTTGAAGAGCCGGTGGTCGTCACGGTTGCACCGGAGCCTCACGTCACGCTGAGCAGAGATAAATCACATCAGCAGCCATGCAGAGgtcagcggaggaggagaggatatCACCATG ACCCCAGACCGTCAGAGgagcctcctgctgcagcatcagaTCAAGATCCAGTCTGTCTAGAGAGGGCGGAGTTAAACACCACTCTGGCCCTGAAGGCGGAGCTCCAGTCACAGCAG GGTGTGGAGTTTAATTACCAAAGGGCCATTCAGGAGACTCTCCGTAGGTCAGAGAGGACCAAGAACCTGATCAACACAAGAGCTACagaag TAGTGAATGTCTCTCGCTCTCGGCTTCTCTTCACCTCACTGGTCAGTGTCAACGTGCAGAAGGATCAGTTGATCAGCCAGGTGCTTCAGGATAGGCTGGCCACGTGTCCCCTCGGCCACGACAACAAAGCATCGGATggcccctctcttctcctcttcatgtcCTCTGACCTGCTCAGACAGAAGCCCCTCCCACCAGCAGGGGAGCCTGTGAATTACAAGCCCCACCCATCGTCACGACCCGCCCactcgacctttgacctctgcagaAGACGGAGACAATGGGAAGCCTTGCTGTAA
- the ppp1r35 gene encoding protein phosphatase 1 regulatory subunit 35 isoform X1: MKTSSLLSPPPSPPRAPLPLAPSSSLSGHPELDLSVTLSPAAKTGRSQMKPGQGQTRNTRDRQVYFEEPVVVTVAPEPHVTLSRDKSHQQPCRGQRRRRGYHHDPRPSEEPPAAASDQDPVCLERAELNTTLALKAELQSQQGVEFNYQRAIQETLRRSERTKNLINTRATEVVNVSRSRLLFTSLVSVNVQKDQLISQVLQDRLATCPLGHDNKASDGPSLLLFMSSDLLRQKPLPPAGEPVNYKPHPSSRPAHSTFDLCRRRRQWEALL, from the exons ATGAAgacctcctcccttctctctcctcctccctcccctccccgtgcccccctcccccttgcaCCCTCCTCTTCTTTAAGTGGCCATCCAGAACTCGACCTGTCGGTCACACTCAGCCCCGCTGCCAAGACGGGCCGCTCCCAGATGAAGCCCGGTCAGGGACAGACACGAAACACGAGGGACCGACAG GTGTATTTTGAAGAGCCGGTGGTCGTCACGGTTGCACCGGAGCCTCACGTCACGCTGAGCAGAGATAAATCACATCAGCAGCCATGCAGAGgtcagcggaggaggagaggatatCACCATG ACCCCAGACCGTCAGAGgagcctcctgctgcagcatcagaTCAAGATCCAGTCTGTCTAGAGAGGGCGGAGTTAAACACCACTCTGGCCCTGAAGGCGGAGCTCCAGTCACAGCAG GGTGTGGAGTTTAATTACCAAAGGGCCATTCAGGAGACTCTCCGTAGGTCAGAGAGGACCAAGAACCTGATCAACACAAGAGCTACagaag TAGTGAATGTCTCTCGCTCTCGGCTTCTCTTCACCTCACTGGTCAGTGTCAACGTGCAGAAGGATCAGTTGATCAGCCAGGTGCTTCAGGATAGGCTGGCCACGTGTCCCCTCGGCCACGACAACAAAGCATCGGATggcccctctcttctcctcttcatgtcCTCTGACCTGCTCAGACAGAAGCCCCTCCCACCAGCAGGGGAGCCTGTGAATTACAAGCCCCACCCATCGTCACGACCCGCCCactcgacctttgacctctgcagaAGACGGAGACAATGGGAAGCCTTGCTGTAA